One region of Suncus etruscus isolate mSunEtr1 chromosome 5, mSunEtr1.pri.cur, whole genome shotgun sequence genomic DNA includes:
- the RGS3 gene encoding regulator of G-protein signaling 3 isoform X1 — translation MLELETNEKGEMASGEEKVASAKEPPPGNDPSPGQMPPQEQVPSSNQDSSGQDCPGQDLQSSSTDLATCKQDAPTPDPGANQDPPPSQDPPPNKDSPPSQEPPPPSQDPPPGQEVPQTSDDTPCQDLPAGPEPTPRQDLPDIPDAPAPDPPPCPQLPTSGDPLPAEAKETPSSMDPPTTTGEPPGACKPSFVIPEVRLDCAYSQGGAEGGGSSGGEEEEEGDEEGEEEEEEEEEDTSDDNYLEHGEAKRSSMIETGAGAEGGLCLRVQNSLRRRTHSEGSLLQDPRGACFSSDTTLHCSDGEGTSPGWTMPSPGTLKKELGRNGGSMHHLSLFFTGHRKMSGPDSVGDHDEASRKRKSKNLAKDMKNKLGIFRRRNESPGAQPAGKTDKVMKSLKPTSEEALKWGESLEKLLLHKYGLAVFQAFLRTEFSEENLEFWLACEDFKKVKSQSKMAAKAKKIFAEYIAIQACKEVNLDSYTREHTKDNLQCVTRSCFDLAQKRIFGLMEKDSYPRFLRSDLYLDLINQKKMSPPL, via the exons ATGCTTGAGCTGGAAACGAATGAGAAGGGAGAGATGGCTTCGGGGGAAGAAAAGGTGGCAAGTGCCAAAGAGCCCCCACCTGGTAATGATCCCTCTCCAGGCCAGATGCCTCCTCAAGAACAAGTCCCCTCATCTAACCAAGACTCCTCAGGCCAGGACTGTCCAGGCCAAGACTTGCAGTCGTCCAGCACAGACCTGGCTACCTGCAAACAAGATGCTCCAACCCCTGATCCAGGAGCAAACCAGGACCCCCCACCCAGCCAGGATCCCCCACCTAACAAGGACTCTCCACCCAGCCAGGAGCCCCCTCCACCCAGCCAGGACCCCCCACCTGGTCAAGAAGTACCTCAAACCTCAGACGACACCCCTTGCCAGGACCTTCCTGCAGGTCCTGAACCTACTCCTAGACAAGACCTTCCAGACATCCCAGATGCCCCAGCCCCAGATCCTCCACCTTGCCCGCAGCTGCCTACCAGTGGGGACCCCCTGCCAGCAGAGGCCAAGGAGACCCCAAGTTCCATGGACCCACCAACCACCACTGGGGAGCCTCCCGGAGCCTGTAAGCCCAGTTTTGTGATCCCAGAGGTTAGGCTGGACTGCGCCTACAGTCAGGGGGGTGCTGAGGGTGGTGGCAGCTCGGGcggtgaggaggaggaagagggggatgAGGAAGgcgaggaagaggaagaggaagaggaggaggacacCAGTGATGACAACTATTTGGAGCATGGCGAGGCCAAGCGCAGCAGCATGATTGAGACAGGCGCAGGTGCAGAGGGTGGCCTCTGTCTCCGAGTGCAGAACTCGCTGCGACGCAGGACGCACAGCGAGGGGAGCCTTCTGCAGGACCCTCGGGGGGCCTGCTTCTCCTCTGATACCACCCTGCACTGCTCAGACGGTGAGGGGACCTCTCCTGGATGGACCATGCCCTCGCCTGGCACGCTCAAGAAGGAGCTGGGGCGCAATGGGGGCTCCATGCATCACCTCTCCCTCTTCTTCACCGGTCATCGGAAG ATGAGCGGGCCCGACTCAGTTGGGGATCACGACGAAGCCTCACGGAAGAGGAAGAGCAAAAACCT AGCCAAGGATATGAAGAACAAATTGGGCATCTTCAGGCGAAGGAATGAATCCCCCGGGGCACAGCCAGCCGGCAAGACGGACAAAGTGATGAAGTCGCTCAA GCCCACTTCGGAAGAGGCTCTCAAGTGGGGGGAATCCTTGGAGAAGCTGCTGCTTCATAAGT atGGCTTAGCCGTGTTCCAGGCCTTCCTGCGCACAGAGTTCAGCGAGGAGAACCTGGAATTCTGGCTGGCCTGCGAGGACTTCAAGAAGGTCAAGTCGCAGTCCAAGATGGCAGCCAAGGCCAAGAAGATCTTCGCCGAGTACATCGCCATTCAGGCCTGCAAGGAG GTGAACCTGGACTCGTACACTCGGGAACACACCAAGGACAACCTGCAGTGTGTCACGCGGAGCTGCTTCGATCTGGCACAGAAGCGCATCTTTGGGCTCATGGAGAAGGACTCGTACCCACGCTTCCTCCGCTCGGACCTCTACCTGGACCTCATTAACCAGAAGAAGATGAGCCCCCCACTCTAG
- the RGS3 gene encoding regulator of G-protein signaling 3 isoform X2, producing MLRSMYLPRHSNLQRRHTMKEAKDMKNKLGIFRRRNESPGAQPAGKTDKVMKSLKPTSEEALKWGESLEKLLLHKYGLAVFQAFLRTEFSEENLEFWLACEDFKKVKSQSKMAAKAKKIFAEYIAIQACKEVNLDSYTREHTKDNLQCVTRSCFDLAQKRIFGLMEKDSYPRFLRSDLYLDLINQKKMSPPL from the exons ATGCTCCGAAGCATGTACCTGCCACGCCATAGCAACTTGCAGAGGCGACACACCATGAAGGA AGCCAAGGATATGAAGAACAAATTGGGCATCTTCAGGCGAAGGAATGAATCCCCCGGGGCACAGCCAGCCGGCAAGACGGACAAAGTGATGAAGTCGCTCAA GCCCACTTCGGAAGAGGCTCTCAAGTGGGGGGAATCCTTGGAGAAGCTGCTGCTTCATAAGT atGGCTTAGCCGTGTTCCAGGCCTTCCTGCGCACAGAGTTCAGCGAGGAGAACCTGGAATTCTGGCTGGCCTGCGAGGACTTCAAGAAGGTCAAGTCGCAGTCCAAGATGGCAGCCAAGGCCAAGAAGATCTTCGCCGAGTACATCGCCATTCAGGCCTGCAAGGAG GTGAACCTGGACTCGTACACTCGGGAACACACCAAGGACAACCTGCAGTGTGTCACGCGGAGCTGCTTCGATCTGGCACAGAAGCGCATCTTTGGGCTCATGGAGAAGGACTCGTACCCACGCTTCCTCCGCTCGGACCTCTACCTGGACCTCATTAACCAGAAGAAGATGAGCCCCCCACTCTAG